The proteins below are encoded in one region of Hordeum vulgare subsp. vulgare chromosome 3H, MorexV3_pseudomolecules_assembly, whole genome shotgun sequence:
- the LOC123443841 gene encoding inactive leucine-rich repeat receptor-like protein kinase CORYNE, translating to MRRVQRQLELLARVRHLNLMSLKAYVRDADRLSLIYDFVPGGSLEDMMKRVRSQQVSLSWDTRNMIAAGVAKGLRHLHFECNPRILHCNLNPSNVMLEEGFEPVLADCDVARLIDSGSPDPESSSSLYAAPECYQSSR from the coding sequence ATGCGGAGGGTGCAGCGGCAGCTCGAGCTGCTCGCCCGGGTGAGGCATCtcaacttgatgagcctcaaggccTACGTTCGCGACGCCGACCGGCTCTCGCTGATCTACGACTTCGTGCCCGGGGGCAGCCTCGAGgacatgatgaagagagtgaggtCGCAGCAGGTGAGCCTCAGCTGGGACACCAGGAACATGATTGCGGCCGGGGTGGCCAAGGGACTGCGCCACCTGCACTTCGAGTGCAACCCCAGGATACTGCATTGCAACCTCAATCCGTCCAATGTGATGCTGGAGGAAGGCTTCGAACCGGTGCTAGCGGATTGCGACGTTGCGAGGCTGATCGATTCGGGTTCGCCTGATCCGGAGTCGTCCAGCAGCCTCTACGCCGCTCCAGAGTGCTACCAAAGTAGCAGGTAA